The Halotia branconii CENA392 region CTTTCATGAAGCTTGTGGACATTTGCTAGAAACCACTCAAATTGAACGCAAAACCACACCCTTCGCCGATAAAAAAGGTGAAAAAATTGCCCACGAAAGCCTAACAGCCTGGGATGAAGGACGAGCAGAAAATGCCTTCGGTACAATTGACATGGATGACGAAGGTATGCCAGCTCAAAGAACTTTATTAATTGAAAAAGGTGTTCTCAAAAACTTTTTAGCAGATAGAGCAGGTTCTTCGCGTACCGGACATCCCAGAACTGGAAGTGGTCGTCGCCAGAATTATACTTTCGCTGCTGCTAGCCGGATGCGTAATACCTATATTGCTACTGGCGAACATACAAATGAAGATTTGTTTGCCTCTATTGATAAAGGTATTTACTGTAAAAAAATGGGTGGTGGTAGTGTTGGTGCTACTGGTCAATTTAACTTCGGTGTCGATGAAGCTTACCTAATTGAGAATGGCAAAATCACTAAACCGCTAAAAGGAGCCATCCTCATCGGTGAAGCCAAAGAAATTATGAATAAAATTTCTATGTGTTCTCAAGATTTGGAACTTGCACCTGGATTTTGCGGTTCTGTAAGTGGCAGTATCTACACCACAGTCGGTCAACCCCACATCAAAGTAGATTCAATTACCGTCGGTGGACGCTAAATAATTCTTCGTATCTTCGTGTCTTCGTGGTTGATACACAAAGACACAAAGATAAAACTTTTCGCGTTACAAAATTAAAAAATTGACTATGCCGAATATCAACGAAATTGCCAGTTATGCCAAGGACAATGCTAATAAACTTGGCATCAAAAAATTCGATGTTTATGGCTCAACAGTAGATGAAACCAGTGTCCAAGTAGACCAAGGTGAGCCAAAACAAGTTAAAGCTTCAAATCGTTCTGGTGTGACTGTTCGTGTCTGGAATGAAGATAATACAATGGGTGTTACCAGTACTACAGATGTAGACCCCAAAGGATTGGAATTAGCTTTAAAAACAGCTTATGAAGCTAGTTTTTTTGGCGTTAAAGAAAATGTTCCTGATTTTAGTCCAGAAGCCACTATTCCTATCCCAAATACACCTGACGACAAATCACCCCAAGCACCTGTTTCAGAACTGATATCAAAACTTTTGCTGGCAGAACAAGAATTATTGATATTTCATCCAGCAATCAAGGGTGTGCCTTACAACGGCTTAGCGCAAAGAGACATTGACAGATTCTATCTTAATAGTGAAGGTGCAGCTAGAACCGAATCTCATTCTTTGGCATCAGTTTATCTTTACAGCAAAACTGAAGAAGAAGGCAAAAAACCACGCAGTGCAGGTGCTTTTAGAATCAACCAAAGTTTAGATAATTTAGATATTCATGGTTGTATTAAAGAAACGGCCGATAAAACTATCAGTCATTTAAACTATGAGAAAATTAAGACTGGTAAATATCGCGTTGTTTTCTCTCCGGAAGCCTTCTTAAGCCTTTTGGGTGCTTTTTCTAACTTGTTCAATGCTCAAAGCATTTTGGACAAACAAAGTTTATCTACTCCTGATGATTTAGGAAAGCAAATTGCTTCTTCTTTAATCTCAGTATGTGATGATGCATTGCATCCTGCTAATGTAGGGGCAGAAAGTTTTGATGGTGAAGGAACTCCCACTCGCAAAGTTTCATTAATTGAAAACGGCATTTTAACGGGCTTTCTTCATAGTGCCGGGACTGCTAAAAGAATGAATGCCAAGCCTACAGGCAACGCAAGTATTGGTGCAAAGGTCAGCATCAGTCCCAATTTTTATCACGTCTTTGCGGCAAAAAATTCCGAGCAGGAGTTAAGTCTAGAAACTGCTGAAAATGTAGTTTTTATCGATGACTTACAAGCTCTCCATGCAGGAGTTAAATCCTTACAAGGCTCTTTTTCTCTGCCTTTCGATGGTTGGATAGTTAACAAAGGTGTTAAAACAAGCATTGAATCAGCAACAGTTGCTGGTGATTTCTTAGAACTTCTCAAGTCAATTATTTATGTGGAAAAAGAAGTTGAGTTAACGCCAGGAGGAGTTGCTCCCAGAATTTGGATTGATGAATTGTCAATTACAGGAGATTAAAGTTATAAGTTATGAGTTTTTATGCAAAACTCATAACTACTTACTATGTTTATTATCATTCTTCTCCACCAACACCAAGGGTTATATCCAAACCATCAGCACCACTGACATCTGTACCAATCATTACAGCACCGTCTACCTGAGCATTGTATAACTGAGCATCGCTCAAATCAGCATTGATTAAATTGGCATTATTGAAAGTAGTACCACTAGCAAAAGCTTCGGTTAAATTAGCCCCTTGTAAATTAGCCCCTTGTAAATCAGCACCTTCTAAGTTAGCAGCTTCCAAGTTGGCATTTTTCAAGTTAGCATTTCTTAAATCAGCACCAATCAAATGTGCCCCTCTGAGATTAACACCTTGTAGATTGCATCCATAACAAGCTCTGGTTGCTATTAAGCGTTTTACTTGTTGGCTCTGACTTTCGGCGACCTCAGCCCTTAAAGGAGCAGCTAGAGCAATGGTACTGAGTAAAGCTGTGGCTGTCAAAAATATCGATTTCATGATTTATTTATTATTTACCTTCAACATTTGTATGAGATAAAGTTAAGTATTCAACCTCATACCGCCCCATAATCGCAAATTCTCGATATTCTGTCTTCATACGATGGGCAGAATTTACTGATTAAAAAATCAACTGTAAGATTACTCCTTCAGTTAGAGCGAGGAATATCGAATTATGTCATTACTTACGCAAAATCATGGGAAAACTAACCGCAAAGATACAAAGTTAAGAGGGGTTCAGAGAGTTCTTGCATAAGTCCTAAAATATTCTCAAAGGTGTTTTTGAACTTCAATTTAGGTAAAAGAAAGGCTTTGAGAATTATTTTATGTCATTTTTAATCAATAATTTTAATAGTAAAATGATGACAATTGGACATGAAAATACTAAGTATAATTAAGTCCAACAAATATCTATATTTATAACTTGCTAAGATTTATTATAATTTAACTAAAGGCAGAGTTTCTCATAATTAACAAAAGCTAAATAAGTTTATTGAAACCATAACTTTAAGTATAAAACTAAATCCGATAAAAGCGATTACCAGTAATGCTTTAAGCAACAAAAATACGGTAAGCTTTTATAGCTCAACTCTAACAAAAATTTTCCTATGATTAAGGGGAGATCATCTCAATGGAGAAAGTAAAAATGCTAGAAGAATATCGTCAGCATGTTGCCCAAAGAGCAGCATTAGGCATTCCCCCCTTACCATTAGATGCAAAGCAAACATCTGATTTGTGTGAATTGCTGAAAAAGCCACCTAAGGGTGAAGAAAGTACATTATTGCATTTATTGCGCGATCGCGTACCCCCCGGTGTTGATGCTGCTGCTTATGTGAAGGCTGGATTTCTTACGGCCATTGCCAAAAAAGAAATTACCACTCCTTTGATTTCACCGATTGAAGCAGTAGAATTACTAGGAACAATGGTAGGGGGTTATAATGTGCAGTCATTAATCGATTTGCTGCAATCGCCTACTACATCTTTATCAGATTCTTCTGATACACCTTTAGTCATGGGAGGGGAAGGAAAGGAACCCATAGCCACATACGCTGCTGACGCTTTAAGTAAAATCTTGCTAGTATATGATGCTTTTCATGATGTTTTGGAATTATCTAAAACAAATCCTTACGCCAAGCGAGTGATTGATTCGTGGGCAGAAGCTGAGTGGTTTACTATTCGTCCACAGCTACCAGAGTATATTAATGTCACGGTTTTTAAAGTTCCTGGCGAAACCAACACCGATGACTTATCCCCCGCCACTCACGCCACAACTCGCCCGGATATTCCTCTACACGCCCTAGCAATGCTAGAGTCACGGCAACCGGGCAGTTTAGAAACCATTGCCGAATTGAAGCAGAAAGGTTATCCCGTTGCTTATGTTGGAGATGTAGTCGGTACTGGTTCTTCACGTAAATCTGCCATCAACTCGGTATTGTGGCATTTGGGCAATGATATTCCTTTTGTACCCAACAAAAGAGCTGGAGGGTATATATTAGGTAATGCGATCGCGCCAATCTTTTTTAACACTGCTGAAGATGCCGGTGCTTTGCCTATTCAATGCGATGTCACCAAACTAGAAACTGGGATGGTGATTACTATCTATCCTTACAAAGGTACAATCACCAACGAAGCAGGTGAAGTTATTTCTACCTTCACCCTCAAACCCGATACTATCCTCGATGAAGTCCGTGCAGGTGGACGCATCCCCCTACTTATTGGGCGCACCCTCACCGACAAAACCCGCGCAGCCCTCGGTTTACCACCCAGTACCTTATTTATCCGTCCCCAGCAACCCAACGATACAGGCAAAGGCTACACCTTGGCACAAAAAATGGTGGGTAAAGCCTGCGGATTACCTGGTGTCCGTCCGGGTACTTCTTGTGAACCCATTATGACTACTGTTGGTTCCCAAGATACCACAGGCCCCATGACCCGCGATGAATTAAAAGAACTCGCTTGTCTGGGCTTCAGTGCAGACTTAGTGATGCAAAGTTTTTGTCATACTGCGGCGTATCCCAAACCAGTTGATATTAAAACTCACCAAGAACTACCAGACTTTTTCTCTCAACGTGGCGGTGTGGCTTTACGTCCTGGCGATGGCATTATTCACTCTTGGCTGAACCGAATGTTGCTACCAGATACCGTCGGTACAGGTGGCGACTCTCACACCCGCTTCCCCTTGGGTATTTCCTTCCCCGCTGGTTCTGGGTTAGTAGCCTTTGCTGGGGCTTTGGGTGTCATGCCTTTAGATATGCCAGAGTCGGTGTTAGTGCGTTTTAAAGGGGAATTGCAACCCGGCATTACTCTAAGAGATATTGTGAATGCAATTCCCTATGTAGCCATGCAAAAAGGTTTGCTGACAGTAGAGAAGCAAAACAAGAAAAATATCTTTTCTGGCAAGATTCTAGAAATGGAAGGCTTGCCAGATTTGAAAGTGGAACAAGCTTTTGAACTTACCGATGCTAGTGCAGAACGTTCTTGTGCGGGTTGCACCATTAAATTGAGTATTGAGACAGTTAGCGAATATCTGCGTTCTAACATTACGTTATTAACGAATATGGTAGCGAGGGGCTATCACGATGAGCGTACCATTATGCGCCGCATTGCTAAGATGCAGGAATGGTTAGCGAATCCTGTGTTGATGGCAGCTGATGCAGATGCAGAATATGCCGAAATCATTGAAGTTGATTTGAACGAAATCACAGAACCAATTGTAGCTGCTCCTAATGATCCTGATAATGTGAAATTATTATCGGCAGTTGCGAATGATCCTGTACAAGAGGTATTTGTTGGTTCTTGTATGACAAATATTGGTCATTATCGGGCAACTAGCAAAGTGTTAGAAGGTGCAGGTGAAGTCAAAACTCGTTTATGGATTTGTCCACCCACACGCATGGATGAACACCAACTTCAAGAAGAAGGTGTATATGATATTTTTAATGCTGCAAATGCGCGTACAGAAATGCCTGGTTGTAGTTTGTGTATGGGCAATCAAGCACGAGTTGCTGATGGCACAACGGTATTTTCTACCTCAACTCGTAACTTCAATAATCGCATGGGTAAAGATGCACGAGTATACCTTGGTTCCGCAGAATTAGCCGCAGTTTGTGCATTGCTGGGACGCATTCCTACAGTTCAAGAATATATGGACATTGTGGCGCAGAAGATTCATCCTTTTGCTGATGATTTATATCGGTATTTAAACTTTGATCAAATCACTGGTTTCGAGGATGAAGGGCGAGTAATTGCGTTAGAAGATATGCCGAGAATTGAGGATATTTTGGGTATGCCTACGGCTGCGAGGTAGGTAGTATAGTAGGGTGGGCAATGCCCACCTGATTATGTAATATTAATAGGTCAACAAAAATTGCCAAATCTCAGTATTTTCTCATATTCTTTTTATCTGGACTTCAGCACAAAAGGCTAATATTATTAACAGCATTTTTGTTATAGTGATTTTATAGTGACCAGTCTGAGAAAATGGCATCGTCTCACTTCTAAAATTCCTGGTCAGATTTATCTTTGGCTAGCAATTGTGATCTTTGGAGCGTCTAGTGCAGTTACCCGTAAACTGACAGAAATCGGCGCTAAACATTTCATGGATGGACAGAATCCCATTTCTTTGTGTAATGTTTTGTTTGTAGGAAACCTATGCGCCTTAATAGTTTTGGTAATCATCTATAGGCGACAGTGTAACAAAACAGTT contains the following coding sequences:
- a CDS encoding TldD/PmbA family protein — encoded protein: MPNINEIASYAKDNANKLGIKKFDVYGSTVDETSVQVDQGEPKQVKASNRSGVTVRVWNEDNTMGVTSTTDVDPKGLELALKTAYEASFFGVKENVPDFSPEATIPIPNTPDDKSPQAPVSELISKLLLAEQELLIFHPAIKGVPYNGLAQRDIDRFYLNSEGAARTESHSLASVYLYSKTEEEGKKPRSAGAFRINQSLDNLDIHGCIKETADKTISHLNYEKIKTGKYRVVFSPEAFLSLLGAFSNLFNAQSILDKQSLSTPDDLGKQIASSLISVCDDALHPANVGAESFDGEGTPTRKVSLIENGILTGFLHSAGTAKRMNAKPTGNASIGAKVSISPNFYHVFAAKNSEQELSLETAENVVFIDDLQALHAGVKSLQGSFSLPFDGWIVNKGVKTSIESATVAGDFLELLKSIIYVEKEVELTPGGVAPRIWIDELSITGD
- a CDS encoding pentapeptide repeat-containing protein; this translates as MKSIFLTATALLSTIALAAPLRAEVAESQSQQVKRLIATRACYGCNLQGVNLRGAHLIGADLRNANLKNANLEAANLEGADLQGANLQGANLTEAFASGTTFNNANLINADLSDAQLYNAQVDGAVMIGTDVSGADGLDITLGVGGEE
- the acnB gene encoding bifunctional aconitate hydratase 2/2-methylisocitrate dehydratase, which codes for MLEEYRQHVAQRAALGIPPLPLDAKQTSDLCELLKKPPKGEESTLLHLLRDRVPPGVDAAAYVKAGFLTAIAKKEITTPLISPIEAVELLGTMVGGYNVQSLIDLLQSPTTSLSDSSDTPLVMGGEGKEPIATYAADALSKILLVYDAFHDVLELSKTNPYAKRVIDSWAEAEWFTIRPQLPEYINVTVFKVPGETNTDDLSPATHATTRPDIPLHALAMLESRQPGSLETIAELKQKGYPVAYVGDVVGTGSSRKSAINSVLWHLGNDIPFVPNKRAGGYILGNAIAPIFFNTAEDAGALPIQCDVTKLETGMVITIYPYKGTITNEAGEVISTFTLKPDTILDEVRAGGRIPLLIGRTLTDKTRAALGLPPSTLFIRPQQPNDTGKGYTLAQKMVGKACGLPGVRPGTSCEPIMTTVGSQDTTGPMTRDELKELACLGFSADLVMQSFCHTAAYPKPVDIKTHQELPDFFSQRGGVALRPGDGIIHSWLNRMLLPDTVGTGGDSHTRFPLGISFPAGSGLVAFAGALGVMPLDMPESVLVRFKGELQPGITLRDIVNAIPYVAMQKGLLTVEKQNKKNIFSGKILEMEGLPDLKVEQAFELTDASAERSCAGCTIKLSIETVSEYLRSNITLLTNMVARGYHDERTIMRRIAKMQEWLANPVLMAADADAEYAEIIEVDLNEITEPIVAAPNDPDNVKLLSAVANDPVQEVFVGSCMTNIGHYRATSKVLEGAGEVKTRLWICPPTRMDEHQLQEEGVYDIFNAANARTEMPGCSLCMGNQARVADGTTVFSTSTRNFNNRMGKDARVYLGSAELAAVCALLGRIPTVQEYMDIVAQKIHPFADDLYRYLNFDQITGFEDEGRVIALEDMPRIEDILGMPTAAR